In the genome of Streptomyces aquilus, the window CGTCGATCCGGTACATGATCTGCAGGGGCTCACCGCTGACCGTGCCTCCTGCCCTGATCCGCTCGCCCAGCCAGTCACGGAAGGCGTGCGCCTCCTCCAGGTAGCCGAGCCCCAGCAGGGCACCGACCGACATCGAGCCGTCCCGGACCCAGGTGTAGCGGTAGTCCCAGTTGCGCCCGCCGCCGATCTGCTCCGGCAGCCCCATGGTGGGAGCCGCGACAGGCGCTCCGGTGGGCGCGTAGGTGAGCAGCTTGAGGGTGATGGCCGCCCGGTTCACCATGTCCTGCCAGCGTCCCCGGTACCGGCTGCGGCGGACCCACGCATGCCAGAAGTCACGGGTCTGCTCGTACAGCGTCACCACGTCGGCCCGGCTCAGCGGTGGCGGAGCGGCGTCGTCCGGGTCCCCGACCGTCAGGACGACGGCGGCGAAGTCGTCCGGCCCCAGGGTCGCCTCGCCACGGAGGTCGTCGCCGTCCCCGCGCCAGGTCACCGGTCCGACGCTCTGCACCGTGGCCTGGGCGCCGGGCGCGTCGAATCGCGCGGCTTCCTCGGTGAGGTCCAGCCGGTGGCCGGCGCGGCCGTAGTCGAAGCGGGGGCGGCACTCGAGGGCGAAGCGGACCCGGCCGCGCGTGACCCGCAGGACGCGGACCAGCCGGTGCCGGCCTTCCGGTCGGCTTGTCGACTCCACCGGCATGAAGTCGACGACCTCGCCCACCCCGTCCTCCGCGAGGAAACGGGTCACGAGCACGGCGGTGTCCTGCAGGTACAGCTGGACCGGGGGCCGCGGGGTGTCGGCGCGGACGCTGAAGTGTCCGCCGCGGTCGTGGTCGAGCAGCGAGGCGAACACGCTGGGCGAGTCGAATCGCGGGGCGCACAGCCAGTCGACCGTGCCCTCGGAGGAGACGAGCGCGGCCGTCTGGAGGTCTCCGACCATCCCGTGATCGGCGATCGGGGGGTAGCGGCGCATCTGCGGGGCTCCTTCCGGCGGCATGTCCCGGTCGTCGTGGCGCGCCCGGCCTCCACCACCTTGGCCACGACCGGCCCGGGCCGGCTTCCCCCGTCGCGGGTGAGTCTCCGCCGGGCCGCCGGCAACCGGCCCCCGCCGCCCGAGGATGCAGCGGTCCCGGGCGCAGAGGACGCTGGGAGGACGTCCCGGTGCGCGAGGGAAGCGGTAGGTGATCTCCATGGCGGACGGTGCTGCCGGCCGACCGGTGGACGAGACGGCGGTCTCGATGCTGGACGCGTTGTTCGACCAGGCACCGATCGGGCTGCATCTGCTGGACGCCGACCTGCGGGTCGTACGCGTCAACACGGCGACTCCCGCGATGCGGGGCGTGCCCGAGGACGAGCTGGCGGGGCGCCCGGCCCGCGAGGTGTACGCCATGGTCGACACCGATGTCGAGGCCCTTCTCCGCGAGGTCCTGGACACGGGCGTGCCTCTGGTACGGCATCGTGTGCCGGCCCGCCTCGACGGGGTGCGGCACCACTACGAGGTGACGGCGCTGCGGCTGCGGAACCCGCACCAGAGGGTGCTGGGTGTGGCGCTCGCCGTGGTCGACGTCACCGACAGCGAGCGGAGCCGCGACCGAGCCCGGGTGCTCGACACCGTGCGCGTGCGTGTGGGCCGCACGCTGGATCCCACCGTCACCGGCGAGGAGCTCGTGGCCTCGTTGGTCCCCGATTTCGCCGATGTGGCCATCGTGGAGGTGGTGGACGCGGTGATCCGTGGCGACGACCCGCCCCTGGCTCCCCTGCCGCCGGGCACCCCCCTGATGCGCACCGCGTTCCGCGGCACCCGCACGCCCTCGCCCCAGGCCCACCCGGTCGGTGACGTGTGCACCCTGCCGGCTCCCACGCCTTTCACCCAGGCTCTGGCCGACCTGCACCCGCGGACGGTCGCGCTGGACGGCACCGCCCCCTGGTACTCCGTCGATCCCGCGCGGGCGGAGGCGATCCGCTCCTCGAAGGCCCACTCCCTGCTCGTGGTCCCCCTG includes:
- a CDS encoding glycoside hydrolase family 15 protein → MRRYPPIADHGMVGDLQTAALVSSEGTVDWLCAPRFDSPSVFASLLDHDRGGHFSVRADTPRPPVQLYLQDTAVLVTRFLAEDGVGEVVDFMPVESTSRPEGRHRLVRVLRVTRGRVRFALECRPRFDYGRAGHRLDLTEEAARFDAPGAQATVQSVGPVTWRGDGDDLRGEATLGPDDFAAVVLTVGDPDDAAPPPLSRADVVTLYEQTRDFWHAWVRRSRYRGRWQDMVNRAAITLKLLTYAPTGAPVAAPTMGLPEQIGGGRNWDYRYTWVRDGSMSVGALLGLGYLEEAHAFRDWLGERIRAGGTVSGEPLQIMYRIDGDPDLPEEVLDHWEGYRGSAPVRVGNGAAGQLQLDIYGEAVLALSQAVEDAASAPPYDGWQSLAGVLDWLVKAWDRPDEGIWETRGGQKDFTYSRLMCWAAFDRGIRMARDFARPADLTGWITARDDILRQVMERGWSTDRRAFVQHYDATTLDASLLLMPSVGFIAPNDPRWLSTLDAMEEELVSDSLVYRYDPAASPDGLRGSEGTFSLCSFLYVNALARAGRLGQARYAFDKMLTYASHGGLFAEEVGPTGEQLGNFPQAFTHLALITAALSLDEQMDAAR